The Mycoplasmopsis columbinasalis genomic interval TCGTTTTAGCGAATGATTAAATTCTGCGGCTTGCTTTTGAATAATTGGCGGACATAAAATCAATTCCCCAAGTGGTAAGTAAGGTAATTTTTCATAAAATTCATCTTTACCAAAATCAAAAGACAAAATATCTGTGGGTTTGTCTTTTCCGCGATAGGTGCGATTGTATGTTTGAATAGTTTCTTCATCCACAAAGGAAACGTCCACTTCCACTACCTTTTTGATGTCAAATTCTTGCATTAAATTGGCAACTATAGCTTCAAATTCTGTTTCAAAAGTAAAATTTTCATCTAAATATTCGAAGTTAAAATTAATGTTAATTTTTTCTAGTAAACTCTCATCGATTTCCATAAAAGTATTATATTACAAAGCCTTGCAAAGCTTAGTTGAGCCTATCTGACAGCAGTAAATAAAAAAAATGAACGCTTGTACGGTTCGTTAGTTTTATTCAAATTATTTTCAGATAAAAACCCCAAGACACAAAAGCACACCAATAGCGATTATTCCAAGCGAAATAAAGAAAATTGAGAGTGTTGAAAAATAAATTTTCATTTGCTTTGATAAAAAAGATTTCTTGTCGGTGTCTAAATCATTTTTAGCTGCATCTAAAAGAATGTCTCTTTGTTCATTAGTTAAATTTTCTATTTCTTCGCGGCCGAGAATTTTATATTTCTTCGCGTCGGCAATTGTCACTAAAGTTAATTCTAAATCCGAATTACTTCTAGTTTTGCCGGTTAATATTGATGGTAATTTTGGCATAGAAAAATTTTAACAAAAAGTCTAAAGTAAACTCAAATTTTCCGCTAAAAAGTTTTTATTTTTAAAGTTAATTCTTTTTAAATAATTTGACTTTTTTGGCTATGCTATAGAGATATCGGCTAAAACTAAGTTTGAAAAAATATTAAGTAAAAAACCTGATTTTAAAGTTAGCAAAAAAATACATATGTGCTAAAATATCTTCTATGTCTAATAAAAATTATTATGAAATCTTAGGTGTAAGTAAGAACGCAACAGAGAAAGAAATTAAAAGTGCATATCGTAAATTAGCTATGCAATATCACCCAGATCGTTTGAAGGATGGTACAAGCGATCAAAAAATGAGAGAATTAAACGAAGCCTATGAAGTTTTAAGTAATAAAGAAAAACGTGAAAATTATGACCGTTTTGGGTCGGCGGAAGGACCACAAGGTTTTGGCGGAGCTAACTTTTCACAGCACTTTGGTGGGTTTGGTGATTTCTTTAGTAATTTTGGTGATATTTTTGGAGATTTTGGTGGCTTTGATTTTACAGGTACAGCCACTCGCGAACCAGGCCGCAAGAGAAAAGGTAAAGACATCCTTGGCATCTTAAAAATTTCGATTATTGAAGCAATAAACGGAGTTGAAAAGAAAGTTGAATGACCAAAATACGAGCTTTGTCAAAATTGTGATGCAACAGGTGCGCAAAGACCACAAGACATTAAAACTTGTTCAACCTGTAAAGGTACTGGTAAAGTGGGTAAACGTATGGGAATGATGGTTTACTCAACTACTTGTTCGGACTGTCATGGTGCAGGAAAAATTTATGGCGAACCTTGTCATGAATGTAATGGCAACATTTACATCAAAAAACGTAAAACAGTTACTTTCACCATTCCAAAAGGTACAGCTGATGGTTATACCATCACTTTCCCTGGATATGGTGAACGCGGTATCAACGGTGGCGCAGTTGGTGCTTTAGTTTTAAAAATTGAAATTGACGAACACCCTTATTTTAAAGTGATGAACAGAGAAGTTGTACTGGAAGTGCCAGTAACTTTCTTAGATATTTTAAACGAAAGAACCATCACAATTCCTGCCCCTTATGGTGAGGAAACTTATCAACTTACTTCAAACATTATGGATCAAGACAGCGTAGTCTTTAAAAAAGGACAACTTGGCAGTTTTAGTTGTTTTAGAGTCTTTTTTAAAGTTGTGATGCCAAAACTAGGTGTTCGTGACCGGAAAAATTTAGCCAAAGTGCTCGCCGAGTATAGTGACACTACTAACCAAGATTTCACACGTAAAGTTGATAAAACTAAATTGTAATTTTGACAAGAAACCACAAAACAATTTGTGGTTTTTGTTTGGTGTTTAGCAGTACAAAATGTTTTGAGAAGTGCTAGTTTGAAAAATTAATTTGACTAATAGGCTTATGTTTTAGGACTAAAGATAAAATAAAAAAAACTTGCTCAGCAAAGCAAGTATTTTTTAATTAGGTTTAGTGTGGTGAGCACTGTGGCGTCAACACACATAATTTAGGTTATTGCAGAGTAATTAAATTTGCGAAATAATTTGAATTTGGTTAAGTAAAAGTTACTTAGGCAGCAGCATTGTCAGCAGTTAAACCAAGTGGTTGGAATGAACCGCCGTTAGCTTCTAAAGCTTTGACTGCACTTTCTGAAGCATCGTGAAGCACAACATTGAATTTTTTGGTAAGTTTGCCCTTAGCCAATAATTTCACTGGTAAGGTACGTTTGAGTAAATTTGCAGCAAAAAGTGCTTCTAAATCAACAGTTGTATTGTCAGCAAAAACTCTTTCTAAGTCAGCTAAATTCACAATTTGGTATTCAACGTGGTTAACATTGTTGAAACCTCTTTTACCAATTCTACGGAATCAAGGTGTTTGTCCACCTTCAAAGCCTGGACGGTGTCCGTGACGTTTGTTTTGACCTGATTGACCTTTACCAGCTTGCTTACCTTTACCAGCAGCATGTCCACGACCAACACGGTGTTTGTCAGGACGTGAGCCAGTGGCGAACTTAAGTGTGTGTAATTTAACACTCATAGTAATCTCCTTTATGATGATGAAGTTGAATCTTTTGACTACGTTTAGTGAACTTGTTGTCACCAATTACGCTTGCGCATAGCGTAATTGGGTAACTATTACTAAAGTAAGTCTTCAACTTTTTTATCTCTAATGAAAGCAATTTGGTCAGGTGTACGTAAAGCACTTAAGGCTTTTAAAGTTGCACGCACAATGTTAGCTTTTGAACGTGAACCGTAGGTTTTGGTGTAAATGTCAGTGTAACCAGCAAGTTCAACCACAGCACGAACTGTGTTTGAGGCTACGATTCCCTTACCTTTAGGTGCAGGTTTTAACATTACTTTTGAGGCTAGGAATTTAGCTTGAGTGATGTGAGGTACAGTGATACCTTTGTGAATTGGCACAGTCACAAGGTTGTTTTTAGCATCTTTCACAGCTTTTTTGATTGAGTCAGGCACTTCATTTGCTTTACCGTGGCCAAAACCAACTTGGCCTTTCTTGTTACCAACTACCACAAATGCTGAGAAGCTAAATCTACGACCACCTTTAACTACTTTAGTAACACGACTAATGTGTACTACTTTTTCGCTAAAGTCATTGTCTTGGTGACGTTCACGTGGACCACGTTTACTCTTGTCACGTCTGCCTTCGCCATCACGACGGAAGCTGCGGAAAGGTTTTTCGCCTGGTGTACGTTTGTCACCAGCTTCACCGTGAGGACGTGGTGCGCCGTTGAAACGACGTGGTGCACTACCAGCTTCGCCAGGAGTTCTCCTTGGACGTTCGCCGCGTGGTGCTTGTGGTTTGCCAACTACTTCACGAGTTGCTGCGGCTTTCGGAGCTGCTGATGTTGTTGATTGTTCTAAGTTTTGGTTCTTTTGTACTTCTGCCATTAGAATTTTACTCCTTTAGCGTGTGCTCTGACTGCTTCTGCAAATGCTTTGACTTTACCATGGTAAATGTAACCACCACGGTCAAAGACAAGTTCGGTGATGTTAAGTTTAGTAATTAGTGCGGCCATCTTTTCGCCAGCAGCAGCAGCGCTAGCGATATTGCCGTGGTATTTACCCTTTTCAAGTGTTGACACAGCGGCAAGTGTGTGACCAGCCACATCGTCAATTAATTGCGCGTAGAAGTTTTGGTGAGATTTGAAAACTGCCAATCTAGGTTTAGTGGCTGTGCCACGAATGGTTTGTCTTTCACGTAAGTGTTTTACTTTGCGTGCTTGGTTTCTTGATAATTGAGCCATAGTTTATACCTTTCTAAATGTGTGCTTGTACCTGTTGTTTGCTGCGACCAAGAACGCTATGTGCTAGGGTTTTTGGTGTTAAGATGCAAACTAACAAAGGGGACAAACTAACATTATTTAGCAGCAGTTTTTCCTTCTTTACGACGAATCACTTCGTCTTTGTAGGCAATTCCTTTCCCTGAGTAAGGGTTTGGTTTTCTCACTTTTCTCACTAACGCTGCAAATTGACCAACACTTTTTTTGTTGATTGAGTTAAGGGTTACTTCGGTAGGTTTAGCCACTGTAACTTTGACATCGCTTGGAATTGGTAAGTTCACAAGGTGGCTGTAACCAGCGGCGATTTCAAGCACATCGCCTTTGAGGGTGGCTTTGTAACCAACCCCTTTAATTACTAATTCTTTCACAAAACCTTTTGACACGCCCACAAGCATGTTACCAAGGAGGGCGTTGGTGGTACCGTGGAGTTGTTTGGTGTGCTTTTCTTCGTTGGCACGAGTAGTAGTTACTGTACCGTTGTTAAGGTGAATGCTAATAAGTGGGCTAAAGTCACGACTAAGGGTACCAAGTGGGCCTTTGACACTCACGGTGGTACCGTTGATGGTTACTTCCACGCCCGCTGGTACGGTTAAAACACGATTTCCAACACGAGACATAGTTTTAACCTCCTATCAAATGTAGGCAAGCACTTCGCCACCTACATTTTCCTTCTTAGCTTCTTTAGCAGTCATGACACCTTTTGAAGTTGAGATAATTGCACAACCATAACCTGATAACACAGTTGGTAATTCTTCCACACTGGCGTAAATACGCAAACCAGGTTTTGACACACGCTTAAAGTCAATAATTGCCCGTTGGTTGCCTTTGTACTTAAGGACAACTTCAAATGCTTTTGTTTTGCCTTCACCTTTAACAGTGTAAGTAGTTACAAAACCTTCGTTTACTAAGATATCAAGGATAGCGGCTTTTTTGTTTGAAAAAGGAATAGTTACAGTTTTAAATTTACGTTGGTTGGCGTTTTTGATCCGCACTATCATATCTGAAATTGGGTCAGTAATAAACATAATTATCAACTCGCTTTCTTCATACCAGGAATCTTACCTTCGTGGGCTAAGTTACGGAAGCAAATACGGCAAACTTTGTATTTTCTTAAAACTGCATGTGGACGACCACAAAGTTCACAACGAGTATAAGCACGGGTTGAAAACTTAGGGTGCTTCTTAGCTTTCGCTTTGAGTGATGATTTGGCCATACCTATTTCTCTCCTTTTGCAAATGGCACACCAATAAGTTCAAGTAACGCTTTAGCTTCAGCGTCAGTTCGAGCTGTGGTGATAAGTTGCACGTCTAAACCTTTAATCTTACGAAGTTTGTCAAATTCGATTTCTGGGAAAATAATTTCCTCTTTAATACCTAATGAGTAGTTACCACGACCATCGAAAGCTTTAGGGTTGGCACCTCTAAAGTCACGAATTCTTGGCATAGCAACATTGATTAATTTTGCAAGGAAATCTCACATACGGTCACGTCTAAGGGTAACTTTACCACCCATAGGCATACCTTCACGTAATTTTCATGACGCGTTTGATTTTCTTGCTCTAGTTTTGTAAGGAATTTGTGCTGAAATTTGGGTGAGTTCATTCAACACTTCTTCAATTGCCTTTGAGTTAGTAACTTCACGACCAGCAGTCATATTTAACACGATTTTTTCAAGGCGAGGTACCTGCATTACTGACTTGTATTGGAATTTTTCTCGCAAAGCAGGTACAACTTTACGTGTATAGTGTTGTTTTAAAGTTGTCATAATTATTTAAGTTCCTTCTTGTCTTTACGACTAATTCTCACTTTTTTCTCACCTTTGAATTCGTAACCGATTTTTGAATACACAGCTGGCGAAGTTTTGGTTGCTTTTTTGATTAAGAGACCAATATTTGAAACGTGAATTGGAGCTTCAACTTGGGTAATTCTACCGTCTTGACCGTTACTTGGTTTAATGTGTTTAGTTACTTTGTTAATGTCTTTAATGTAGACACGGTTGTGCTTGTGGTCGATTCTGTCAATAATGCCGACTCTATCTCTGTGGTCGCCAGCAATAATGACTACTTCATCGTTCTTTTTAAATTTCATCTTGCTCCTTTAATAATTAATACATAGCAACACAACTTAGGCACCTAGCCACAACTTTGTTTGTTTGTCTTTTACCCATCACACTACCATAACACTAACTTTTGGTCGAACTCAACCCAACACCAACATTACTTGCTCCTCACTAACCATCTACCTACACCTTTGACAATGAAAGATTTCACGTATCAAATTGACATTAGCAACTAGTACCAAAGGTCACAAGTTTAGTGCTCAAATGAAATTAGGCAACTGAAACTAAATTGACACTAATTGAGGAAAATCTAATGTTCTCCAAGGTGAAGTTGAACTACAGAAAATACGCACATACAATCAACTTGATGTTGAGCAAGCTAAGAAAAACAACCCGAGTTCAACTAACCACACGTTAAGTTAGCAACGCCTTAAGCGTGGTTGGATAAGCAAGTTTGAATGAGAGCGATCTTAGTCAACACTAGGCATGAGCTTACCTGTGTATTCAAAGACTAAGACCACCATAAATTAGTGTTACTACACAGAATGTCAGAAAGGAACCATGACGACTGACCAAAATTATTAATTAACTCTGCTCCTAACCTGTGGTGGTAGTGGCACCAACCGCACTTGCGGTTGTGGGAATTAAAACTACCAGCGCAAGCAGCTTAATGATGCAAGTCTAAGTGCAACTAGGAAGCAAAGGCAAGTTTCCCGCTCGTTCGCCCCTGTGATTGCAGGGGAAACTTGAATTAGGTGAAAGAAGAACAAAAAATGTTTTTTGTTAAGTGTAAATAACAAGAAGGGATAAGGAAACACAAAAGGATGGTTCGCATTCACGCTTGGAGAGTAGATGGATGGAGTTGTCAAAGAACAAATATTGTTGGTGTTGGGCTGATCGGCAGACCCAGCAGTGTTATGAAAGTGTTATTAATTAGTTTGTTACAGGGTAAAAGTCATAACAAGTGCACAAAGTGTAGGTTTCAAACTAGCAGGCAATAGTCACACAATCGCACGCTCACTCAAGGTGGGTTGAGTTTGTTTGGCAGGCAACTAAGACTGTGATTTGGTTAGGGCACTAAGTGTTGTCGAAGGTCTAAGTTAATTAGTTAGCCACTTGCAAGCAGGTTTAAGTTTTGCTTAAATATGCTGGTTTAGTGGGTCAGGTTAACTTTTGACACTGGGGAGATGGGGAATTTTAAAGCACTTCAGGTGCTAACGAAACGATTTTAAGATAACCACGGTCACGTAACTCACGCGCCACTGGGCCAAACACACGGGTACCACGTGGGGTTGAGTCTTCCTTGATAAGCACAACAGCATTATCATCAAACTTGATGTGTGAACCATTGTCACGTTTAAGGCCATAACGCGATCTTACTACGACCGCTTTGACTACTTGGCCTTCCTTAACAAGTCCGTTTGGTAAAGCTTTTTTCACTGAACAAATAATCACATCGCCAATGTTAGCAGTTTTCTTCCGGCTGCCCCCAAGGACACGGATGAGACCAACTTCTTTGGCACCTGAGTTATCAGCAACATTTAATCTCGAAAGTTCTATAACCATAAATATTGCTCACTTTCTGAAGCGTGGTGTTTAACTTCAAGTAAACGGAAATGTTTGGTTTTTGACAATGGACGCGTTTCCATAATTGCCACAAAATCATTAACTTGAGCTTGGTTGTGTTCGTCATGCACAGCGAAATTCTTGGTCACACGGTAACGTTTTGAGTACAAACGGTGTGAACGGTAGGTTTCCACTTGCACGTAAATGGTCTTGTCACCTCTAACTTTGATCACACGACCTTGTAGAGTTTTACGAGTCTTGGTTGTTCTTTCCATTATTTAGCTCCTTGCTCAAGTGATTTTTGTTTGATGGCAGTAAGTAAACGGGCAATGTCACGACGGACAAGTTTGATTTTGTGAGTTTGGTCAAGGGTTGAAGTGTGGTTTTTAAACCTTAAGGTTCACAATTCGGCTCTTAAATCATTTACTAACTTGTGAAGTTCGTCAAGACTCTTGTCTTTAATATCTTTGAAAAGCATTAGTTTTGACCTCCTTCATTAGCACGAGCAGCTTTGAGGTGACAATTGCTCACACCACAATTGCACTCTTGCTGTGCTTTGGCAACAATTTTTCAGGTTACAGGTAGCTTGTGACCGCCTAATCTAAGCGCGTCACGGGCAATGTCTTTTTTCACGCCTGAGACTTCAAACATCATTGTGTTTTCACGTACTGAAGCGTATCATTTTTCTGGTGCACCTTTACCGCTACCCATACGTACACCAATAGGTTTCGAAGTTTTTTGAAAGTGTGGGAAGATACGAATAATAACTTGTCCTTCACGACCCATTCTACGAGTAATGGCGATCCGAGCTGCCTCGATTTGACGTGAAGTAATGAGCGAAGCTGAAGTTGCTTGTAAACCAAATTCACCAAATGATACCTTGTTACCTTTGTGTGCTTTACGCTTAAGAGGGTTTACAAGGAAAGGCTTACGATACTTCGTTCTCTTTGGTTGTAACATTAGGCTTGTTCTCCTTCCACTTCACCTTTCGAAATTCACACTTTCACACCGATGGCACCATAAGTGGTACGTGCGGTCGCACGGGCGAAGTCAACATCTTGACGTAAGGTGTGTAACTTCATTTCACCACGTGAATAACCTTCGGTACGCGCCATATCAACACCGTTAAGACGGCCTGACACAGCGGTTTTAATACCTTTCGCACCGGCACGAAGTGCATCGTTAATGACTGTTTTTTGAGCAATTCTAAAGCTTTCACGATTTTCAAGACGTTGCGCGATTGCTTCGGCAGCTAAACGAGCATTAAGTGCTGGGTCTTTTAAGGTTTGCAAATCTAAGCGCAAGTTAAGCTTACGGTCGGCAAGGTATTTGTGTAAGCTTAAGGTTAAGGCTTTAATGTTTGAACCATTTTCGCCTAAGATTTTAGCAGGTAAGGCTGAGTGTAGAATCACACGTACTTTGTTGTGTGCGCTCCGGTGAATTTCCACTTGTCCGATTTGATATTTACGTACTAACTTATCGAAGAATTTGTAAATGTTGGCATCTTGAACTAAATAAGTTCCATAGTTTTGCTTTTCAGCGAATCACACTGTGTTGTGTGACTTGGTGATACCGTATCTAAAACCATTTGGATTAACTTTTTGTCCCATAATGCACCTAATTTCTTTCCTCTACTGTAATTGATAAGTGACTTGTACGTTTGAAAATTGAGTAAGCACGACCTTGTGATCTTGGTTGAAAACGTTTGAGTGTTGGTCCTTCGTTGACAAGTACTTGTGCCACGTAAAGTTTGGTGGCATCAAGGTTGTGGTTGTTGGTTGCGTTGGCAATGGCTGAGTTAAGTAGTTTGATGAAGAAAGCAGAAGCTTTCTTGTTGGTGTTGTGCAAAATTCCTAATGCTTCACGTACATGCTTGTATCTAAACAAGTCAGCTACTAAACGTGCTTTGCGTGGGCTTAGTCTTTGCATTTTGACACTAGCTGTGGCACTGTTTCTATTATCCATTTGAAATTTCCTTTAACAATGTAATTGAAAAGTTGAAAGTGTAAGTCGAGTCCAAGCAGGGGCAACTAGGAGCACTGTGATTGTTATCTGGTCACTTGACCACAGGTGGGTGTGGTAAGTTGGGAGACCGGGAGAAACAAACAAAGTGTTAAGTGGTGTTGCTTGCCTGTTGGCAAGTGAGTCACTCAGACTAACCTAAACTTACTTTTTACCTTTGTCAGCACCGTGACCTGAGAAAGTACGGGTTGGTGCAAACTCGCCTAGCTTGTGTCCTACCATATCATCAGTAACATAAACATCTAAGAACTTGTGACCATTGTGCACTTGGAAGGTTAAGCCAACAAAAGAAGGAAAGATGGTTGAACGTCTTGATCAAGTTTTAATTGGTTTTTTAGGAGCTTTGCCTTCTTCGATTGCTTGCACTTTTTTAAGCAAGTGGTCGTCAGCAAAAAGTCCTTTTTTCAATGAACGAGCCATTATTTACTATCCTTTCTTCTTCTAATAATCAATTTGTTAGAAGCCTTCTTAGTTTTTCTTGTTTTCACACCAAGCGCTTTCTTACCTCAAGGGGTAAGTGGCGCTTTACGACCAACTGGTTGCTTACCTTCACCACCACCATGTGGGTGGTCCACAGGGTTCATAACAGAACCACGGACAGTTGGACGGACACCAAGTTTACGGTTACGACCAGCTTTACCTAAATTCACAAGTGAGTGGTCTTCGTTGCCAACTACACCAATGGTGGCACGGCAACGAGCCAAAATTCTACGCATTTCGCCAGACTTAAGACGTAACACAACGTATTTTCCGTCTTCGTCTTTACCTAAAATTTGTGCGCTAGTTCCTGCTGAACGCGCAATTTGACCACCAGCACCAGGTTGCATTTCGATGTTGTGTACGAAAGTACCTTCCGGAATGTTAGCTAGTGGTAATGAGTTACCAACTAAAATGTCGGCTTGTGGTCCTGAGATCACTTGTTGGCCTACCTTAATGCCACTTGGTGCAAGAATGTATCTCTTTTCACCATCAGCGTAGGCTAATAGACAAATATTCGCTGAACGGTTTGGGTCATATTCGATTGACTTAACTGTGGCTGGAATGTTGTCTTTATTACGTTTGAAGTCAATTAGTCTGTAAAATCTCTTTACTCGACCACCTTGGTGACGTACTGTAATCTTACCTTGGTTGTTACGACCAGCGTTTTTCTTTAAGATTACAAGCAACGACTTTTCAGGCTTGTGTCCGCTTAAGTTAGCGTTATAGTCGAGAGTAGACATGTTACGGCGACCGTTAGTGACTGGGTTGTAATGCTTAATAGCCATTTATGTCTTTCTCCTTTGCTTAAAAATAGACGAGGATTTTTTCTTTTAAGCAAGTCTAAATTCCTCTATTAATTTGCTTTGTCTTTAGCAGGTGTATCTTGGGCGTCTTGTTTTGCTTTTTTAGCCGCAAGTTTTTCTGCTAAGGCAGCTTCTTTGGCTTGTGCTGCTTCTTTTTCAGCAGCTTTAGCTTGTGCTTTTTGGGCTGCTTTAGCTTGTTCAGCTTCTTTGGCAGCTGCTTCTTCTGGGTAGTAGTTAATTACAAACCCTTCTTTAAGCGTAACGTAAGCTTTTTTGTAACGGTTAAGAAAACCATTGAAACGACCAAGTCTTTTGGCTTTCTTGTCCATCTTTAAAGTACGAATAGCTGCTACTTTCACGTTAAAAATGAATTCAACAGCTTGTTTGATTTGAAACTTGTTGGCAGCTCAATCAACTTCAAAAGTGTAAACATTGTTCCCTTGAATGTTATTGGTTTTTTCGGTAAGAATTGGTCTTCTGATAATTTGAGTTAATTGCATTATCTTTGTCCCCTTTCTTTAAATACTTCAATGCCTTCTTTTGAAATAATTAACACATCTGCTCATACTACGTCTTCAACTTGAACAAATTGTGGTAACAACGCACGCACATTTTGTAAGTTAGCAACTGCTTGAAACACTTCAGGATTAGTTGTCACAAGTAAGATGTGTTTAAGTTGATTTACTTCTAAACTAGCAAGTTTAGCAACTGCTTCACGAGTTTTTGGCGCGTTAAGTACAAATTCGTCAACAGCAACTGCTTTTTGACGTGCCAAAGCACTTAAAGCCGCTGCAAAGGCAGCACGTTTCACCTTACGGTTAACTTTGAGGGTGTAGTTACGAGCTGGAGTTGGGCCAAATGCACGACCACCACCTACTCAAATTGGTGAACGAGTTGAACCCGCACGAGCACGTCCTGTTCCTTTTTGTTTTCAAGGTTTTTTACCACCACCACGAACTTCAGCACGTGATTTAACATCGTGTGTACCTTGTCTTCTTGCTGCTCTTTCTGAAAGAATGGTGTCAAAAATTGCTTGTGAGTAATCTCTTGTAACACCAAATAATTCTTCTGGTAATTGGTCAGTTGGGAAGTTTAAAACAGTTTCCTTGTTAAAGTCAAGCACTTTTTCTGCTTTTGGTTTTGGTGCAGGTTTAGGAGCTGGAGCTGGTTTTACTTCCACCACAGGTTCTTCAACTGCTGGTTCTGGTTTAGGTTCTTCTTTCTTAACTGGTTTTGGAACTGGTTTTTCAACTAAGTTTTTAGTTTCAATAAATTCAATTGCCTTAGTGTCTTCAACTTTGCTGGTTCGAACTTCTTTAACAATAATTCTTGCTTTGTCAACACTTACAGAACCACGGTACGCACCGTCTCTGTGGAATCATACACGAGTTGGTAATTCAGATTTTTCACCAATTGCGATGTAATGTTCAACTGCTGCGATGAATGTTTTGAAGTTTTCTGGAGTTTTTTGGTTTGCTTTTTTGAAGTTAAATGAGATATTACGTTCTTTATCGAATTTTTCAGCGATATAGTACTTTTCAAGAGAAGGTGCTTTAACAACTTTTTCTTTTTTAACAGCAGTTTTAGCAGTTTTCTTTTCAGCAGCCATTATTTATCTCCTTCCTTAACTTCAGCTTTGCTTGCAGCTTCTTCAGCTTCAGCTTTTTCGATTAATGGTTGAAGGTCACTTGAGTGCATACCAACATGAACTTCAATGTTGTATTTTTTCGCTTTTTCAACCAATTCGTTCATTTTAAGTACTTCTTCAATGTCAACAAGTTTAATAGGTTGTTTGCTTGGCAAGCCTTTCACAGCTTCTTCAATCACAACATATGACTTGTTAGCACCAGGAATTGAACCTTTAATTAAAATGTAGTTGTTCTTTTCGTCAACCTTCACAATTTCAAGGTTTTGTACTGTTGTTTTCACGCCACCAAGACGTCCAGGCATTGTCATACCTTTGAAAACACGGTTACCTGAAATGTCACCAAGAGAACCAGTTTGACGGATAGGTTGTGAACCACCACCACCACCGTGTGATTTAGGACCAATGTGTTGGTTGTATCTCTTAATAGTACCAGCGAAACCTTTACCTTTTGAAGTTCCGCTCACATCTACTAATTCACCAGCGGCAAAAATGCCAGCTTTAACTTCGCTACCTAATTCGTAGCCTTCCATACCTCTAATTTCCTTCACAAAACGTTTAGGAGTTGTTTTTGTTTGTGCAAATTGACCTTTTTGAGGTTTGTTGGTCAATCTTTCTTTTTTCTCACCAACAGCAAGTTGGGTTGCAACATAACCGTTCTTGTCTGCGGTAAGAACTTTAGTAACAACGTTTGGTTGAACTTCAACTACTGTAACTGGTATTGAACTACCGAATTCAGTATAAATTTGAGTCATCCCAACTTTCTTACCTAAAATTCCTTTCATTAGGATTTCCTTTCTCCATTACCTTTCTG includes:
- the ybeY gene encoding rRNA maturation RNase YbeY, which produces MEIDESLLEKININFNFEYLDENFTFETEFEAIVANLMQEFDIKKVVEVDVSFVDEETIQTYNRTYRGKDKPTDILSFDFGKDEFYEKLPYLPLGELILCPPIIQKQAAEFNHSLKREYCYLFAHGLIHLMGYDHELEVERQQMNALVDKIFLPLKITRE
- a CDS encoding DnaJ domain-containing protein; the encoded protein is MSNKNYYEILGVSKNATEKEIKSAYRKLAMQYHPDRLKDGTSDQKMRELNEAYEVLSNKEKRENYDRFGSAEGPQGFGGANFSQHFGGFGDFFSNFGDIFGDFGGFDFTGTATREPGRKRKGKDILGILKISIIEAINGVEKKVEWPKYELCQNCDATGAQRPQDIKTCSTCKGTGKVGKRMGMMVYSTTCSDCHGAGKIYGEPCHECNGNIYIKKRKTVTFTIPKGTADGYTITFPGYGERGINGGAVGALVLKIEIDEHPYFKVMNREVVLEVPVTFLDILNERTITIPAPYGEETYQLTSNIMDQDSVVFKKGQLGSFSCFRVFFKVVMPKLGVRDRKNLAKVLAEYSDTTNQDFTRKVDKTKL
- the rplO gene encoding 50S ribosomal protein L15, with amino-acid sequence MSVKLHTLKFATGSRPDKHRVGRGHAAGKGKQAGKGQSGQNKRHGHRPGFEGGQTPWFRRIGKRGFNNVNHVEYQIVNLADLERVFADNTTVDLEALFAANLLKRTLPVKLLAKGKLTKKFNVVLHDASESAVKALEANGGSFQPLGLTADNAAA
- the rpsE gene encoding 30S ribosomal protein S5, with amino-acid sequence MAEVQKNQNLEQSTTSAAPKAAATREVVGKPQAPRGERPRRTPGEAGSAPRRFNGAPRPHGEAGDKRTPGEKPFRSFRRDGEGRRDKSKRGPRERHQDNDFSEKVVHISRVTKVVKGGRRFSFSAFVVVGNKKGQVGFGHGKANEVPDSIKKAVKDAKNNLVTVPIHKGITVPHITQAKFLASKVMLKPAPKGKGIVASNTVRAVVELAGYTDIYTKTYGSRSKANIVRATLKALSALRTPDQIAFIRDKKVEDLL
- the rplR gene encoding 50S ribosomal protein L18, with protein sequence MAQLSRNQARKVKHLRERQTIRGTATKPRLAVFKSHQNFYAQLIDDVAGHTLAAVSTLEKGKYHGNIASAAAAGEKMAALITKLNITELVFDRGGYIYHGKVKAFAEAVRAHAKGVKF
- the rplF gene encoding 50S ribosomal protein L6 gives rise to the protein MSRVGNRVLTVPAGVEVTINGTTVSVKGPLGTLSRDFSPLISIHLNNGTVTTTRANEEKHTKQLHGTTNALLGNMLVGVSKGFVKELVIKGVGYKATLKGDVLEIAAGYSHLVNLPIPSDVKVTVAKPTEVTLNSINKKSVGQFAALVRKVRKPNPYSGKGIAYKDEVIRRKEGKTAAK
- the rpsH gene encoding 30S ribosomal protein S8, which codes for MFITDPISDMIVRIKNANQRKFKTVTIPFSNKKAAILDILVNEGFVTTYTVKGEGKTKAFEVVLKYKGNQRAIIDFKRVSKPGLRIYASVEELPTVLSGYGCAIISTSKGVMTAKEAKKENVGGEVLAYIW
- a CDS encoding type Z 30S ribosomal protein S14, with protein sequence MAKSSLKAKAKKHPKFSTRAYTRCELCGRPHAVLRKYKVCRICFRNLAHEGKIPGMKKASW
- the rplE gene encoding 50S ribosomal protein L5; protein product: MTTLKQHYTRKVVPALREKFQYKSVMQVPRLEKIVLNMTAGREVTNSKAIEEVLNELTQISAQIPYKTRARKSNASWKLREGMPMGGKVTLRRDRMWDFLAKLINVAMPRIRDFRGANPKAFDGRGNYSLGIKEEIIFPEIEFDKLRKIKGLDVQLITTARTDAEAKALLELIGVPFAKGEK
- the rplX gene encoding 50S ribosomal protein L24 gives rise to the protein MKFKKNDEVVIIAGDHRDRVGIIDRIDHKHNRVYIKDINKVTKHIKPSNGQDGRITQVEAPIHVSNIGLLIKKATKTSPAVYSKIGYEFKGEKKVRISRKDKKELK
- the rplN gene encoding 50S ribosomal protein L14 — its product is MVIELSRLNVADNSGAKEVGLIRVLGGSRKKTANIGDVIICSVKKALPNGLVKEGQVVKAVVVRSRYGLKRDNGSHIKFDDNAVVLIKEDSTPRGTRVFGPVARELRDRGYLKIVSLAPEVL